The following proteins come from a genomic window of Xiphophorus couchianus chromosome 19, X_couchianus-1.0, whole genome shotgun sequence:
- the atg9a gene encoding autophagy-related protein 9A isoform X1 yields the protein MAHFETEYQRLEASYSDSPPGEENLLMHVPEGSKSQWHHIENLDLFFQRVYNLHQKNGFTCMLLGEIFELVQLLFVVGFTVFLANCVDYDVLFANKFVNHTDSSKVTLPDAILPMDVCSAHIRDNAFVIFVLIISGVFWLHRLVKFLYNVCCYWEIKSFYINALKMSMSELPYATWQEVQARIIEIQKEHQICIHKKELTELDIYHRILRFKNYMVAMVNKSLLPVRFRLPVLGDSVFYTRGLKYNFELILFWGPGSLFENEWSLKQEYKRGGNRLELADRLASRILWIGIANLLLCPVILVWQILYAFFSYTEIIKREPGSLGARCWSLYGRCYLRHFNELDHELMSRLSKGYKAASKYMNCFLSPLLTVVAKNVAFFAGSLLAVLIALTIYDEDVLAVEHVLSSLTLLGVCITICRSFIPDKHMVFCPEQLLRVILAHIHYMPDHWQGNAHRYETRDQFSQLFQYKAVFILEELISPVVTPIILIFCLRRKSLEIIDFFRNFTVEVIGVGDTCSFAQMDIRQHGHPAWMSEGKTEASIYQQAEDGKTELSLMHFAITNPHWQPPRETTHFISQLKERVHREAAGASSETHPLSLSESEPRSLVANILAGPSTLGSVHFACDSSLTNNAVTGMPSAATALRSLSPISSSLHLRGSLSAAHRASGFTGRAMTGSGTDARTVSSGSSAWEGQLSSLVLSEYASTEMSIHALYMHELHKQQSRGDLSRHTWHSQESDESSDSIPDEVRSEPNTRSQNFPRSQTFPATLPSPGASSASATSGTNVGQDGEKAQSSSQRRHSGPAADHFGTAGKVVRTARVPMGGWAEDGKASSRHHEPVQEETSEDELPPHIHKVT from the exons ATGGCGCACTTTGAGACCGAGTATCAGCGCCTGGAGGCGTCCTACAGCGACTCGCCTCCCGGCGAGGAGAACCTGCTGATGCACGTGCCTGAGGGAAGCAAAT CTCAGTGGCACCACATAGAAAACCTGGACTTGTTTTTTCAAAGA GTCTATAATCTGCACCAGAAGAATGGATTCACCTGCATGCTGTTGGGAGAGATATTTGAGCTGGT ACAGCTGCTATTTGTGGTTGGTTTCACAGTTTTTCTGGCTAACTGTGTGGATTATGACGTCCTCTTTGCCAACAAGTTTGTAAATCACACAGATTCATCTAAAGTCACCTTACCAGATGCAATCCTCCCAATGGATGTTTGCAGTGCCCA tATCCGAGACAACGCGTTTGTGATCTTTGTTCTGATCATCTCCGGGGTGTTCTGGTTACATCGTTTGGTCAAATTCCTCTACAACGTTTGCTGCTACTGGGAGATCAAATCTTTCTACATCAACGCCCTGAAGATGAGCATG TCTGAGCTCCCATACGCAACATGGCAGGAAGTTCAGGCCAGGATCATTGAGATCCAGAAGGAGCACCAGATCTGCATTCATAAGAAAGAGCTGACAGAGCTCGACATTTACCACCGAATCCTTCGCTTCAAAAACTACATG GTTGCTATGGTGAATAAATCCCTCCTTCCTGTGCGATTTCGGCTTCCTGTACTGGGAGACAGTGTTTTCTACACCCGGGGTCTCAAATACAACTTTGAGCTCATCTTGTTTTGGGGACCAG gctCCCTATTTGAGAATGAGTGGAGTCTGAAGCAAGAGTATAAGAGAGGAGGCAACAGGCTGGAGCTTGCAGATAGGCTGGCATCTCGTATCCTGTGGATTGGGATTGCAAACCTGCTGCTGTGTCCAGTCATCCTGGTGTGGCAGATTCTGTATGCCTTCTTTAGTTACACTGAG ATAATCAAGCGAGAGCCTGGATCTCTGGGGGCAAGATGCTGGTCTCTTTACGGTCGATGTTACCTGCGTCATTTCAACGAGCTGGACCACGAGCTCATGTCCCGCCTCAGTAAAGGCTACAAG GCTGCATCCAAGTACATGAACTGCTTCCTTTCTCCCCTGCTGACAGTCGTTGCCAAGAATGTGGCGTTTTTCGCCGGCTCCCTTCTGGCCGTTCTCATTGCTCTGACCATCTACGACGAGGATGTTCTCGCAGTGGAACATGTCCTCTCATCTCTCACGCTGCTTGGAGTCTGCATAACAATTTGTAG GTCATTTATTCCTGATAAGCACATGGTGTTTTGTCCTGAACAGCTGCTGCGGGTCATCCTGGCTCACATCCACTACATGCCTGACCACTGGCAGGGCAATGCCCACAGATATGAGACCCGAGACCAGTTCTCCCAGCTCTTCCAGTACAAAGCT GTGTTTATTCTTGAGGAGCTCATAAGTCCAGTAGTGACTCCCATCATTCTCATCTTCTGCCTGAGGAGGAAGTCTCTGGAGATCATTGATTTCTTTAGGAATTTCACGGTGGAGGTGATCGGGGTGGGGGACACCTGCTCGTTTGCCCAGATGGACATCAGGCAGCATGGACACCCAGCG TGGATGTCGGAGGGAAAGACCGAGGCATCCATCTACCAGCAGGCGGAGGATGGGAAGACGGAGTTATCGCTGATGCACTTCGCCATCACCAACCCACATTGGCAGCCTCCTAGAGAGACGACACACTTCATCAGTCAGCTGAAAGAGCGAGTCCACAGGGAGGCTGCGGGGGCCTCCTCTGAAACACATCCGCTCTCCTTGTCAGAATCTGAA CCAAGAAGTCTTGTTGCAAACATCTTGGCAGGTCCCTCCACACTGGGCTCCGTTCATTTTGCCTGCGACAGTTCTTTAACCAACAATGCAGTTACTGGAATGCCCAGCGCGGCAACGGCCCTGCGCTCTCTCTCGCCGATCAGCAGCAGCCTTCACCTCAGAGGCAGTTTGAGTGCTGCTCATAGAGCGAGTGGCTTTACTGGCAGAGCAATGACGGGGTCTGG AACTGATGCCCGAACTGTGAGCTCAGGCAGCAGCGCATGGGAGGGTCAGCTCTCTAGTTTAGTCCTGTCAGAATATGCCTCGACCGAAATGAGCATTCATGCACTTTACATGCATGAG CTTCATAAGCAGCAGTCCCGTGGTGATCTGTCCCGTCACACGTGGCACAGCCAGGAGAGCGACGAAAGCAGCGACAGCATCCCTGATGAAGTGAGGAGCGAGCCGAATACTCGCTCACAAAATTTCCCACGCTCGCAAACCTTCCCCGCCACGCTTCCGAGTCCCGGTGCCAGTTCCGCTTCAGCCACCAGCGGCACCAACGTGGGTCAGGACGGGGAAAAGGCACAGAGCAGCAGTCAGAGGCGTCACAGTGGGCCCGCCGCAG ACCATTTTGGTACTGCTGGAAAGGTTGTGAGGACGGCCCGTGTGCCAATGGGTGGCTGGGCAGAGGACGGTAAAGCTTCTTCAAGACATCATGAGCCTGTGCAAGAGGAAACTTCAGAGGATGAGCTGCCTCCTCACATACACAAA gttaCATAA
- the atg9a gene encoding autophagy-related protein 9A isoform X2, whose amino-acid sequence MAHFETEYQRLEASYSDSPPGEENLLMHVPEGSKSQWHHIENLDLFFQRVYNLHQKNGFTCMLLGEIFELVQLLFVVGFTVFLANCVDYDVLFANKFVNHTDSSKVTLPDAILPMDVCSAHIRDNAFVIFVLIISGVFWLHRLVKFLYNVCCYWEIKSFYINALKMSMSELPYATWQEVQARIIEIQKEHQICIHKKELTELDIYHRILRFKNYMVAMVNKSLLPVRFRLPVLGDSVFYTRGLKYNFELILFWGPGSLFENEWSLKQEYKRGGNRLELADRLASRILWIGIANLLLCPVILVWQILYAFFSYTEIIKREPGSLGARCWSLYGRCYLRHFNELDHELMSRLSKGYKAASKYMNCFLSPLLTVVAKNVAFFAGSLLAVLIALTIYDEDVLAVEHVLSSLTLLGVCITICRSFIPDKHMVFCPEQLLRVILAHIHYMPDHWQGNAHRYETRDQFSQLFQYKAVFILEELISPVVTPIILIFCLRRKSLEIIDFFRNFTVEVIGVGDTCSFAQMDIRQHGHPAWMSEGKTEASIYQQAEDGKTELSLMHFAITNPHWQPPRETTHFISQLKERVHREAAGASSETHPLSLSESEPRSLVANILAGPSTLGSVHFACDSSLTNNAVTGMPSAATALRSLSPISSSLHLRGSLSAAHRASGFTGRAMTGSGHKLQCI is encoded by the exons ATGGCGCACTTTGAGACCGAGTATCAGCGCCTGGAGGCGTCCTACAGCGACTCGCCTCCCGGCGAGGAGAACCTGCTGATGCACGTGCCTGAGGGAAGCAAAT CTCAGTGGCACCACATAGAAAACCTGGACTTGTTTTTTCAAAGA GTCTATAATCTGCACCAGAAGAATGGATTCACCTGCATGCTGTTGGGAGAGATATTTGAGCTGGT ACAGCTGCTATTTGTGGTTGGTTTCACAGTTTTTCTGGCTAACTGTGTGGATTATGACGTCCTCTTTGCCAACAAGTTTGTAAATCACACAGATTCATCTAAAGTCACCTTACCAGATGCAATCCTCCCAATGGATGTTTGCAGTGCCCA tATCCGAGACAACGCGTTTGTGATCTTTGTTCTGATCATCTCCGGGGTGTTCTGGTTACATCGTTTGGTCAAATTCCTCTACAACGTTTGCTGCTACTGGGAGATCAAATCTTTCTACATCAACGCCCTGAAGATGAGCATG TCTGAGCTCCCATACGCAACATGGCAGGAAGTTCAGGCCAGGATCATTGAGATCCAGAAGGAGCACCAGATCTGCATTCATAAGAAAGAGCTGACAGAGCTCGACATTTACCACCGAATCCTTCGCTTCAAAAACTACATG GTTGCTATGGTGAATAAATCCCTCCTTCCTGTGCGATTTCGGCTTCCTGTACTGGGAGACAGTGTTTTCTACACCCGGGGTCTCAAATACAACTTTGAGCTCATCTTGTTTTGGGGACCAG gctCCCTATTTGAGAATGAGTGGAGTCTGAAGCAAGAGTATAAGAGAGGAGGCAACAGGCTGGAGCTTGCAGATAGGCTGGCATCTCGTATCCTGTGGATTGGGATTGCAAACCTGCTGCTGTGTCCAGTCATCCTGGTGTGGCAGATTCTGTATGCCTTCTTTAGTTACACTGAG ATAATCAAGCGAGAGCCTGGATCTCTGGGGGCAAGATGCTGGTCTCTTTACGGTCGATGTTACCTGCGTCATTTCAACGAGCTGGACCACGAGCTCATGTCCCGCCTCAGTAAAGGCTACAAG GCTGCATCCAAGTACATGAACTGCTTCCTTTCTCCCCTGCTGACAGTCGTTGCCAAGAATGTGGCGTTTTTCGCCGGCTCCCTTCTGGCCGTTCTCATTGCTCTGACCATCTACGACGAGGATGTTCTCGCAGTGGAACATGTCCTCTCATCTCTCACGCTGCTTGGAGTCTGCATAACAATTTGTAG GTCATTTATTCCTGATAAGCACATGGTGTTTTGTCCTGAACAGCTGCTGCGGGTCATCCTGGCTCACATCCACTACATGCCTGACCACTGGCAGGGCAATGCCCACAGATATGAGACCCGAGACCAGTTCTCCCAGCTCTTCCAGTACAAAGCT GTGTTTATTCTTGAGGAGCTCATAAGTCCAGTAGTGACTCCCATCATTCTCATCTTCTGCCTGAGGAGGAAGTCTCTGGAGATCATTGATTTCTTTAGGAATTTCACGGTGGAGGTGATCGGGGTGGGGGACACCTGCTCGTTTGCCCAGATGGACATCAGGCAGCATGGACACCCAGCG TGGATGTCGGAGGGAAAGACCGAGGCATCCATCTACCAGCAGGCGGAGGATGGGAAGACGGAGTTATCGCTGATGCACTTCGCCATCACCAACCCACATTGGCAGCCTCCTAGAGAGACGACACACTTCATCAGTCAGCTGAAAGAGCGAGTCCACAGGGAGGCTGCGGGGGCCTCCTCTGAAACACATCCGCTCTCCTTGTCAGAATCTGAA CCAAGAAGTCTTGTTGCAAACATCTTGGCAGGTCCCTCCACACTGGGCTCCGTTCATTTTGCCTGCGACAGTTCTTTAACCAACAATGCAGTTACTGGAATGCCCAGCGCGGCAACGGCCCTGCGCTCTCTCTCGCCGATCAGCAGCAGCCTTCACCTCAGAGGCAGTTTGAGTGCTGCTCATAGAGCGAGTGGCTTTACTGGCAGAGCAATGACGGGGTCTGG ccacaaactccAATGTATATGA